One Thioclava electrotropha DNA segment encodes these proteins:
- a CDS encoding glycosyltransferase, which produces MIISDASLDILMLTPWFPNRPDGWPSRFVADSARALARQGHRVRVGVLRGLSPAGTARFASPEHRGEIDAAHFPEIEEIRLARYPTLPGGLMRKLTNRTLDWALTALADEMIAARRPDVILVQTETLAPAAQSLAARLGLPVVGVLHGENSNWRYLWTNGQAERFRDALGGLDRLVVVGEPLRRFATDLSGRGDHIEVVWNGVDPAPDRPPPQLPDEAPLRLVSVANLHPAKGLNLLIAALGRLAREGDAPWHLTIIGDGPERANLAAQIARQGLAHRITLAGQKPHEDVLATLGQSDIFVLPSWREAFGIVYLEAMAAGALCIGVEGQGPGQFLRNGETGYLVAPRSVGALVETLRPLVTGPRAEWRQIARAGTRFARDHASWDAHARALSEVLHVACARAAPYALEARLVG; this is translated from the coding sequence GTGATCATCAGCGACGCATCGCTCGACATCCTGATGCTGACCCCGTGGTTTCCGAACCGCCCCGACGGCTGGCCGAGCCGCTTCGTCGCCGACAGCGCAAGGGCGCTCGCGCGGCAGGGCCACCGGGTCCGGGTCGGCGTGCTGCGCGGGCTGTCGCCTGCGGGTACGGCGCGGTTCGCCTCGCCCGAGCATCGCGGAGAGATCGACGCCGCGCACTTCCCCGAGATCGAGGAGATCCGCCTCGCGCGCTACCCGACCCTGCCGGGCGGGCTGATGCGCAAGCTGACCAATCGCACGCTCGACTGGGCGCTCACGGCGCTGGCGGACGAGATGATCGCCGCGCGCCGTCCCGATGTGATCCTGGTACAGACAGAGACCCTCGCACCTGCCGCGCAGTCGCTGGCCGCGCGGCTGGGACTGCCTGTGGTCGGCGTGCTGCACGGCGAGAACAGCAATTGGCGGTATCTTTGGACCAATGGGCAGGCCGAGCGGTTTCGGGACGCCTTGGGCGGGCTCGACCGGCTTGTGGTGGTGGGCGAACCGCTGCGCCGCTTCGCGACCGATCTGTCCGGGCGTGGGGATCATATCGAGGTGGTCTGGAACGGGGTCGATCCCGCGCCCGACCGTCCGCCCCCGCAGCTACCGGACGAGGCTCCCCTGCGGCTGGTGAGCGTCGCCAATCTGCATCCCGCCAAGGGGCTGAACCTGCTGATCGCGGCGCTCGGACGGCTTGCACGCGAGGGGGACGCGCCATGGCATCTGACAATCATCGGCGACGGGCCCGAGCGTGCCAATCTCGCCGCCCAAATCGCGCGGCAGGGGCTTGCGCATCGGATCACCCTCGCCGGTCAGAAACCACATGAAGATGTTCTCGCAACGCTCGGACAAAGCGACATTTTCGTATTGCCCTCATGGCGAGAGGCTTTCGGGATCGTCTATCTCGAGGCGATGGCGGCCGGCGCGCTCTGCATCGGGGTCGAGGGCCAGGGCCCCGGGCAATTCCTGCGCAACGGCGAGACCGGCTATCTGGTCGCGCCACGCTCGGTCGGGGCGCTGGTCGAGACGTTGCGCCCCCTGGTGACCGGACCGCGTGCCGAGTGGCGCCAGATTGCGCGCGCGGGCACCCGCTTCGCCCGCGATCATGCCAGTTGGGACGCCCATGCGCGCGCATTGTCCGAGGTGCTGCACGTCGCCTGCGCCCGCGCCGCCCCTTACGCCCTGGAGGCACGCCTTGTCGGTTGA
- a CDS encoding heme oxygenase-like domain-containing protein, giving the protein MTKIHRPAPSHAVSFRQILRQETAAAHEAGEAQFSRFFAAPAQKLAWFLAAQAAGVGVLARHAAPGAICADLLSDLLDRLDRDLARLGRPVHPVPAPDAGQGRLDPLAIDYLVLGSRLGTQVIDRKVFAETPAEAKPLYFQAPAAGALWKRHCATLDALSPADPRAARIVADATRGFHLFAQAVQAQGAGTTSDALAPALASNSTDHPRPGRIATDTDLTPKEPT; this is encoded by the coding sequence ATGACCAAGATTCACAGGCCCGCGCCTTCGCATGCGGTGTCCTTCCGACAAATTCTGAGACAGGAGACCGCCGCCGCGCATGAGGCGGGGGAGGCGCAATTCTCCCGGTTCTTCGCGGCCCCGGCGCAGAAGCTGGCTTGGTTCCTCGCAGCGCAGGCCGCAGGGGTTGGCGTGTTGGCGCGCCATGCGGCCCCCGGCGCGATCTGCGCGGATTTGCTGAGCGATTTGCTCGACCGGCTCGACCGGGATCTGGCGCGGCTGGGCCGTCCTGTGCACCCGGTGCCCGCCCCGGACGCAGGGCAGGGGCGGCTCGACCCGCTGGCGATCGACTATCTGGTGCTGGGCTCGCGGCTCGGGACGCAGGTGATCGACCGCAAGGTCTTCGCCGAGACCCCGGCCGAGGCCAAGCCGCTTTATTTTCAGGCCCCCGCCGCTGGGGCGCTGTGGAAACGGCATTGCGCGACGCTCGACGCGCTGAGCCCCGCAGACCCGCGCGCAGCCCGTATCGTCGCCGATGCGACGCGGGGTTTCCATCTTTTCGCGCAGGCCGTGCAGGCGCAGGGGGCGGGCACAACGTCCGACGCTCTCGCACCAGCGCTTGCCTCCAATTCCACTGACCATCCGCGGCCCGGCAGGATCGCGACAGACACCGATTTGACGCCCAAGGAGCCGACGTGA
- a CDS encoding HWE histidine kinase domain-containing protein, with protein MTSDTSPAPSQRPVDLTDCDREPIHQLGRVQSYGALLALSSDWIVQHASTNLEEILGMSHEEALGRPLADLIVSDGFDRIRASLRTAEGGETAVRLFGVVLKANGKSFDVSLHASGPYLIVEFEPKLETRGRDVMTDVYPQIARLRRDRGLERLARDAAMGLQALSGFDSVMIYQFQPDQSGKVIAETRKDQQRLYDGLRFPASDIPVQARALYKRALLRLIADVDDPGAPVLPGVDLNGQPLDMSLAVTRAVSPIHIEYLRNMGVGASMSVSIMRDGELWGLFACHHNHPRYIDYELRTAIEMYAHMFSYELSKFEDGERKQAQSDTASLQRTLMGHMADGKALSESLMAVSDEIRLVIPHDGLVLYENEEFSATGTTPTKEEFAGIARMLDRSIGSSTFATDQLGRAHEPARDFPERAAGLLAIPISKRPRDYLVLFRRQIADTVEWAGDPTKPAQLGPNGVRLTPRKSFEVWRETVTGRSAPWTNQQCHAAELLRTVLLEIFLKITDATSAERKRAQEHQELLISELNHRVRNILNLMRGLLAQSRSSARSLEEFTDNLDGRIQALARAHDQLTAEHWEPASLHGLISCEFAAYADRKAERVIITGPDALISPKAYTTLALVLHEMATNSIKYGGLCDSGGRVEIALSTDHSGGLLIDWKERGGPPVTPPKRRGFGSIIIENSIPHELRGDAEISYKMTGVEAQFRIPPTTIAELIDQPGTEGDVAASPAAQTGAAFRLSGQGLVLEDTLIIAMDAAGVLEDLGARDVKITSSVEGALTWLEATRPDFAVLDVNLGDEQSVPVAERLHKMGVPFVLATGYGSAPDLLAIYPPCTVVQKPFSSDSLREALQNAIA; from the coding sequence GTGACGTCCGATACCAGCCCCGCCCCCAGCCAGCGCCCCGTCGATCTGACCGATTGCGACCGCGAGCCGATCCACCAACTGGGCCGGGTCCAGAGCTACGGCGCGCTTCTGGCGCTCTCGAGCGACTGGATCGTGCAGCACGCCTCGACCAATCTCGAGGAGATCCTCGGCATGTCCCACGAGGAGGCGCTTGGCCGTCCACTTGCCGATCTTATCGTTTCCGACGGGTTCGACCGGATCCGCGCGAGCCTGCGCACGGCGGAGGGCGGCGAGACGGCGGTGCGGCTGTTCGGTGTGGTGCTGAAAGCGAACGGGAAGAGTTTCGACGTCTCGCTGCATGCCTCGGGGCCGTATCTGATCGTCGAATTCGAACCGAAGCTGGAGACGCGCGGGCGCGATGTTATGACCGATGTCTACCCGCAGATCGCGCGCCTGCGCCGCGACCGGGGGCTGGAGCGGCTTGCGCGTGATGCGGCGATGGGGCTGCAGGCGCTCTCGGGCTTCGACAGCGTGATGATCTACCAGTTCCAGCCCGATCAGTCGGGCAAGGTCATCGCCGAGACCCGAAAGGACCAGCAGCGCCTCTATGACGGGCTGCGCTTCCCCGCCAGCGATATCCCGGTGCAGGCGCGCGCCCTGTATAAACGCGCGCTGCTGCGGTTGATCGCGGATGTGGACGATCCCGGTGCGCCGGTGCTGCCCGGGGTCGATCTGAACGGGCAGCCGCTCGATATGTCTCTGGCGGTGACGCGGGCGGTCTCGCCGATCCATATCGAATACCTGCGCAACATGGGCGTCGGCGCCTCGATGTCGGTCTCGATCATGCGCGATGGCGAGCTGTGGGGGCTGTTCGCCTGCCACCATAACCACCCACGCTATATCGATTACGAATTGCGCACCGCGATTGAGATGTACGCCCATATGTTTTCCTATGAACTCAGCAAGTTCGAGGATGGGGAGCGCAAGCAGGCGCAATCCGATACGGCCAGCCTGCAGCGCACCCTGATGGGGCATATGGCCGATGGCAAGGCGCTGTCGGAAAGCCTGATGGCCGTCTCCGACGAGATCCGTCTGGTGATCCCGCATGATGGTTTGGTTCTTTATGAGAACGAGGAATTCAGCGCGACCGGGACGACGCCGACCAAGGAGGAATTCGCGGGGATCGCGCGCATGCTGGACCGGTCGATCGGGTCTTCGACCTTCGCGACCGATCAGCTGGGTCGCGCTCACGAACCGGCCCGCGACTTCCCGGAACGCGCGGCGGGGCTGCTCGCCATTCCGATCTCGAAACGGCCGCGCGACTATCTCGTGCTGTTCCGCCGTCAGATCGCGGATACGGTCGAATGGGCGGGCGATCCCACGAAACCCGCGCAGCTTGGCCCGAACGGCGTGCGGCTCACCCCACGCAAGAGCTTCGAGGTCTGGCGCGAGACGGTCACCGGGCGCTCGGCCCCCTGGACGAACCAGCAATGCCACGCAGCGGAGCTTCTGCGCACGGTGCTGCTGGAGATCTTCCTCAAGATCACCGACGCGACCTCGGCCGAGCGCAAGCGCGCGCAGGAGCATCAGGAACTGCTGATCTCGGAGCTGAACCACCGGGTGCGCAATATCCTCAACCTGATGCGCGGGCTGCTGGCGCAGTCGCGCAGCTCGGCGCGCTCGCTCGAAGAGTTCACCGACAATCTCGACGGGCGCATTCAGGCGCTGGCGCGGGCGCACGACCAGCTTACCGCCGAGCATTGGGAGCCCGCCTCGCTGCACGGGCTGATCTCATGCGAATTCGCCGCCTATGCCGACCGCAAGGCCGAGCGCGTCATCATTACCGGCCCCGATGCGCTGATCTCGCCGAAAGCCTATACGACGCTGGCGCTCGTGCTGCACGAGATGGCGACGAATTCGATCAAATATGGAGGGCTGTGCGATAGCGGCGGGCGCGTCGAGATCGCGCTCTCCACCGATCACAGCGGGGGGCTGCTGATCGACTGGAAAGAGCGTGGCGGTCCGCCCGTCACCCCGCCGAAACGGCGCGGCTTCGGGTCGATCATCATCGAGAACTCGATCCCGCACGAGCTGCGCGGCGATGCCGAGATTTCTTACAAGATGACCGGGGTGGAGGCGCAATTCCGCATCCCGCCGACCACGATCGCGGAGCTGATCGATCAGCCCGGCACGGAGGGCGACGTTGCGGCGTCGCCCGCCGCGCAGACCGGCGCCGCATTCCGCCTGTCGGGGCAGGGGCTGGTGCTGGAGGACACGCTCATCATCGCGATGGACGCCGCCGGTGTGCTGGAGGATCTGGGCGCGCGCGACGTCAAGATCACCTCCTCGGTGGAAGGCGCGCTGACATGGCTGGAGGCCACACGACCCGATTTCGCCGTGCTCGACGTCAATCTCGGGGACGAGCAATCCGTGCCGGTCGCTGAACGTTTGCACAAGATGGGCGTGCCCTTCGTGCTGGCCACGGGCTACGGGTCCGCGCCTGACCTGCTGGCGATCTACCCGCCCTGCACGGTCGTCCAGAAACCCTTCTCCTCCGACTCGCTCAGAGAGGCTTTGCAAAACGCAATTGCGTGA
- a CDS encoding DUF3047 domain-containing protein → MRRLSIAFLVSSLCAALMPSLAPASIFGGWTEQRFSLFSSNDWQQSRDGVAMRSDGSVSLIWRALPQSDWGTRNAAWQWSVSQSVPPTPLDRKGGDDRDLSLYFVFMPEAVARANEGASIRKLLAVKEARVLMYVWGGKHGRGAVLPSPYLGARGKTVVLRPAGTGTHSESVDLARDYQRAFGAQPTQLVGLALSGDSDDTDSAIRARIEGLSLN, encoded by the coding sequence ATGCGCCGCCTGTCGATCGCCTTTCTCGTATCAAGCCTTTGCGCTGCGCTGATGCCGAGCCTCGCCCCGGCCTCGATCTTCGGCGGCTGGACTGAGCAGCGGTTTTCGCTGTTCTCCTCCAACGACTGGCAGCAATCGCGCGATGGCGTCGCGATGCGCTCGGACGGCTCGGTCTCGCTGATCTGGCGGGCGTTGCCGCAGTCCGATTGGGGCACGCGCAATGCGGCGTGGCAATGGTCGGTTAGCCAGAGCGTCCCGCCGACGCCGCTCGACCGCAAGGGCGGGGATGATCGAGACCTCTCGCTCTATTTCGTCTTCATGCCGGAGGCCGTCGCCCGCGCCAATGAAGGGGCCAGCATCCGCAAGCTTCTCGCGGTGAAGGAGGCGCGCGTGCTGATGTATGTCTGGGGCGGCAAGCATGGGCGCGGGGCGGTGCTGCCCTCGCCCTATCTCGGCGCGCGCGGCAAGACCGTGGTGCTGCGCCCGGCGGGCACCGGCACGCATTCCGAGAGCGTCGATCTGGCGCGCGACTACCAACGCGCTTTTGGAGCGCAGCCGACGCAGCTTGTGGGGTTGGCGTTGTCTGGCGACAGCGACGACACCGACAGCGCGATCCGCGCCCGGATCGAGGGGCTGAGCCTGAACTGA
- a CDS encoding DeoR/GlpR family DNA-binding transcription regulator has product MALNFRQSEILEIARDEGRVVVEALAERFNVSVQTIRRDLTELSEAGHLERVHGGAVIRTGVVNFAYEERRRMNEAAKAAIGRACAQAIPDNSSIVLTLGTTTEAVARELLHHRNITVVTNNINVANILLANESCDILVAGGNLRRSDGGLVGDLTADFMGEFKADFAVIGTSALDADGDMLDYDLAEVRVSRRILRQARQSFLVTDASKLERSAPVRLASLSDIDRVFIDKPLPDALMALCAQWDTEITVAG; this is encoded by the coding sequence ATGGCGCTCAATTTCCGACAGTCCGAAATTCTCGAAATCGCGCGCGACGAGGGCCGCGTCGTGGTCGAGGCCTTGGCCGAACGCTTCAATGTCTCGGTCCAGACGATCCGGCGCGATCTGACGGAGCTCTCCGAAGCGGGCCATCTGGAACGCGTGCATGGCGGGGCGGTGATCCGCACCGGCGTGGTGAATTTCGCCTATGAAGAGCGCCGCCGGATGAACGAGGCGGCGAAAGCGGCGATCGGGCGGGCCTGTGCGCAGGCGATCCCCGATAACAGCTCTATCGTGCTGACGCTGGGCACCACGACCGAGGCGGTGGCGCGCGAGCTTCTGCATCATCGCAACATCACCGTGGTCACGAATAACATCAACGTCGCCAATATCCTGCTGGCCAATGAGAGCTGCGATATCCTTGTGGCGGGCGGCAACCTGCGCCGCTCGGATGGCGGGCTGGTGGGCGACCTCACGGCGGATTTCATGGGCGAGTTCAAAGCCGATTTCGCGGTGATCGGGACCTCCGCGCTCGATGCGGACGGCGACATGCTCGATTACGATCTGGCCGAAGTGCGCGTGAGCCGCCGGATCTTGCGGCAGGCGCGGCAGAGCTTTCTGGTGACCGACGCGTCGAAGCTGGAACGCTCCGCCCCGGTGCGGCTCGCCTCGCTCTCCGATATCGACCGGGTTTTCATCGACAAGCCCTTGCCGGACGCGCTCATGGCGCTTTGCGCGCAATGGGATACCGAGATCACCGTGGCGGGGTGA
- a CDS encoding IclR family transcriptional regulator domain-containing protein translates to MLNKPTDFIASFAKGLRVIECFGAETPRLSIAEVAQATGFDRATARRCLLTLNAEGYAEYDGKFFTLTPKVLRLGMGALASLPLPQIVQPWLDQLTDRIGQSCSVSILDGTEIVYLARAAQRRVMSIGLMPGSRLPAHCTSMGRVLLAALPPEDARAAVEASDLTPRTAYSLTDPGEILARIDQVRREGYAVIDQEVEIGLRSIAVPLYDMHGRVVAALNTGMAASADPAESLIETYLPELTRVQTGLRRVLR, encoded by the coding sequence ATGTTGAACAAACCGACCGATTTTATCGCCTCCTTCGCGAAGGGCCTGCGCGTCATCGAATGTTTCGGAGCGGAGACGCCGCGGCTCTCGATTGCCGAAGTGGCGCAGGCCACGGGCTTTGACCGGGCCACGGCGCGGCGCTGCCTGCTGACGCTGAACGCGGAGGGCTACGCGGAATACGACGGCAAGTTCTTCACGTTGACGCCGAAGGTCTTGCGGCTCGGGATGGGGGCGCTGGCCTCGCTGCCGCTGCCGCAGATCGTGCAGCCGTGGCTCGACCAACTGACGGATCGGATCGGGCAAAGCTGCTCGGTTTCGATCCTCGATGGGACCGAGATCGTCTATCTCGCGCGGGCGGCGCAGAGGCGGGTGATGTCGATCGGGTTGATGCCGGGGTCGCGGCTGCCCGCGCATTGCACTTCGATGGGACGGGTGCTGCTGGCCGCCCTGCCCCCGGAGGACGCCCGCGCCGCCGTGGAGGCCTCGGACCTGACGCCGCGCACGGCCTATAGCCTGACCGATCCGGGCGAGATCCTCGCGCGCATAGATCAGGTGCGCCGCGAGGGTTACGCAGTGATCGATCAGGAGGTGGAGATCGGGCTGCGCTCCATCGCGGTGCCGCTTTACGACATGCATGGGCGGGTCGTGGCCGCGCTCAATACCGGGATGGCCGCGAGCGCCGATCCGGCAGAGAGCCTGATCGAGACCTATCTGCCGGAGCTCACGCGGGTGCAGACGGGGCTGCGGCGGGTGCTGCGCTAA
- a CDS encoding 3-oxoacid CoA-transferase subunit A, with protein sequence MDKRLSSLTEAVADIQDGAAVMIGGFGGSGAPIELIHALIDRFLETGSPKGLTVINNNAGNGHVGIAAMIEQGMVKKMICSFPRSADPTVFTERYLAGEIELELVPQGTLAERIRAGGAGIPGFFTPTSVGTDLAEGKPVQQFDGRDYVMERWLKADHALIKAEQGDALGNLTYRMAARNFSPLMATAAEKVVVQVTKAVEPGEIDPEVIVTPGIFVDAIVEVANPAQEEELNRAGAHHP encoded by the coding sequence ATGGACAAGAGACTTTCCTCGCTGACCGAGGCCGTGGCCGATATTCAAGACGGTGCCGCGGTGATGATCGGCGGCTTTGGCGGCTCGGGGGCCCCGATCGAACTGATCCACGCCCTGATCGACCGCTTTCTCGAAACCGGCTCGCCCAAGGGGCTGACCGTGATCAACAACAACGCAGGCAACGGCCATGTCGGCATCGCCGCGATGATCGAGCAGGGCATGGTCAAGAAGATGATCTGCTCCTTCCCGCGCTCGGCCGATCCGACGGTCTTTACGGAACGCTATCTGGCGGGCGAGATCGAGCTGGAACTGGTGCCCCAAGGCACGCTGGCCGAACGTATCCGCGCAGGCGGCGCGGGCATTCCGGGTTTCTTCACGCCGACTTCCGTTGGCACCGATCTGGCCGAGGGCAAGCCGGTGCAGCAGTTCGATGGCCGCGACTACGTGATGGAGCGCTGGCTCAAGGCCGATCATGCGCTGATCAAGGCCGAGCAGGGCGACGCGCTTGGCAATCTCACCTACCGGATGGCCGCGCGCAACTTCTCGCCGCTGATGGCGACGGCGGCAGAAAAGGTTGTCGTGCAGGTGACCAAGGCGGTGGAGCCGGGCGAGATCGACCCGGAAGTCATCGTCACCCCGGGCATCTTCGTGGACGCGATCGTCGAGGTCGCCAACCCCGCCCAGGAAGAAGAGTTGAACCGCGCCGGAGCCCATCACCCATGA